From the genome of Oceanispirochaeta sp. M1:
AACAGAGGGTATAAGTAACCAGGTCATTGAACAGGGTGCTGTTATCAATAACTACCCCATGGTAAGAAAAGAAGCTGTACGTCTTCTCGGTGAAGTCGGCGGAGATATGGCAAGAGATGCTCTGGTAAACGTTCTTCTTACGGATGATGAACCAATGGTACTTGCAGAAGCAGTTGTGGCCCTTTCCAAGGTCGGTCCTGATGAGCAGGGTGTAGCAATGGCTGTACTGGCTGATTCCATGAGATCACAGACAGCTCTTAAGAAAGATAATAACTTTGCTAATGCCTTTATTCTGGCTGTTGCAAATCTTGCGGAAGCAAATGACGGTATAGATGACATCCGTGTGTTTGAAGAGCTTACCAAGATTGCTGATCCCCGCAGCGGATATATTACAGTTGTTAGAAAGAAAGCTTTTGAACTGCTGAAGAATCTTCAGGATTTTTAATTAAAGCTTATCAAACTTTTAGATAAAAAAAACCACCGTAAAATTACGGTGGTTTTTTTGTTGCTGATAACTCTTCAGGTTAAGAAAAGAAAAGACGGGTTATAGAATTTCCTTCCGGAGAGTTCCTCTCCACTCGGGTGCGTCCTCTTCCCTTTCTTCATATTCAATTTCTCTGAGGACCTTGAAATCCTTATTCTGATTATTATCAGACTGAATGACTGCAAATTTTC
Proteins encoded in this window:
- a CDS encoding HEAT repeat domain-containing protein is translated as MKKLKLAIVLFISMLMTVSLFAQEDEQTIEELYLQSQVKVKIIRAEAESVDRDMKMIAIQDIEKMVGDGEIAEDDREMVGILSSLGTEGISNQVIEQGAVINNYPMVRKEAVRLLGEVGGDMARDALVNVLLTDDEPMVLAEAVVALSKVGPDEQGVAMAVLADSMRSQTALKKDNNFANAFILAVANLAEANDGIDDIRVFEELTKIADPRSGYITVVRKKAFELLKNLQDF